A region from the uncultured Stenotrophomonas sp. genome encodes:
- a CDS encoding conserved hypothetical protein (Evidence 4 : Homologs of previously reported genes of unknown function), which yields MSQSDHGHARKQRFQERLHVLHDTALHRKLKQHFPAAFNERWTRRHWIHASLFATIGALAATIVPGFSNNSIEPVLPASQATLALPLPPLSPTHRSEVPGDSWQVLRVEPGQTLSGLFAAVGVPATVMHQVLEHPGTREVLTRLRPGAEIAFDLPVDGELRALRFDRDANHRVQLSLQGGKIQEQVLERATSTRTVVTSGEITSSLYAAARKAGLSPSAIATMTDRIFNYDIDFSREVQRGDRFSVVLDETWREGERIDTGKILAATFTTGGKTYTGFLYEHGGKAEYFDADGRPLKKSFMRMPVSYTRISSTFGMRKHPVLGTIRGHKGIDYAARTGTPIMAAGDARVQFAGVQRGYGNVVILDHGRGYSTLYGHMSRFGKIKTGQRVNQGTVIGYVGSTGLATGPHLHYEFRVNGQQRNPASVTMPPPEPLKGAELVAFRAQTAPAMARIRGMEEMLYARAGGKPGTVPTGKRG from the coding sequence ATGTCCCAATCCGATCACGGCCATGCGCGCAAACAGCGCTTCCAGGAACGACTCCATGTCCTGCACGACACCGCCCTGCATCGGAAGCTGAAACAGCACTTCCCGGCCGCGTTCAACGAGCGCTGGACGCGCCGGCACTGGATCCACGCCAGCCTGTTCGCGACCATCGGCGCGCTGGCGGCGACCATCGTCCCGGGCTTCTCCAACAATTCCATCGAGCCGGTGCTGCCGGCTTCGCAGGCGACGCTGGCGCTGCCGCTGCCGCCGCTTTCCCCTACCCACCGCAGCGAAGTGCCCGGCGACAGCTGGCAGGTGCTGCGGGTGGAACCGGGGCAGACGCTGAGCGGCCTGTTCGCGGCGGTGGGCGTGCCAGCCACGGTGATGCACCAGGTGCTGGAGCACCCCGGCACGCGCGAGGTGCTGACCCGGCTGCGCCCCGGCGCCGAGATCGCCTTCGACCTGCCGGTGGACGGCGAACTGCGTGCGCTGCGCTTCGACCGCGATGCCAACCACCGCGTGCAGCTGTCGCTGCAGGGCGGGAAGATCCAGGAGCAGGTGCTGGAACGCGCCACCAGCACCCGCACCGTGGTGACCAGCGGCGAGATCACCAGTTCGCTGTACGCGGCCGCGCGCAAGGCCGGGCTGAGCCCCTCGGCCATCGCCACAATGACCGACAGGATATTCAACTACGACATCGACTTCTCCCGCGAAGTGCAGCGTGGCGACCGCTTCAGCGTGGTGCTGGACGAAACCTGGCGCGAAGGCGAGCGCATCGACACCGGCAAGATCCTCGCGGCCACGTTCACCACCGGCGGCAAGACCTACACCGGCTTCCTCTATGAACATGGCGGCAAGGCCGAATACTTCGACGCCGACGGCCGGCCGCTGAAGAAGAGCTTCATGCGCATGCCGGTGAGCTATACCCGCATCAGTTCCACCTTCGGCATGCGCAAGCACCCGGTGCTGGGCACGATCCGCGGCCACAAGGGCATCGACTACGCCGCACGCACCGGCACCCCGATCATGGCCGCCGGCGATGCCCGCGTGCAGTTCGCCGGGGTGCAGCGCGGCTATGGCAACGTGGTGATCCTCGACCACGGCCGTGGCTACAGCACGCTGTACGGCCATATGTCGCGCTTCGGCAAGATCAAGACCGGTCAGCGGGTGAACCAGGGCACGGTGATCGGCTACGTCGGCTCCACCGGCCTGGCCACCGGCCCGCACCTGCACTACGAATTCCGCGTCAATGGCCAGCAGCGCAACCCGGCCTCGGTGACGATGCCGCCGCCGGAACCGCTCAAGGGCGCCGAACTGGTCGCATTCCGCGCGCAGACCGCGCCGGCGATGGCACGCATCCGCGGCATGGAGGAGATGCTCTATGCCCGGGCCGGCGGCAAGCCCGGCACCGTCCCGACCGGCAAGCGCGGCTGA
- the tyrS gene encoding Tyrosine--tRNA ligase, whose product MSLIDEALALIGRGADEILKLDELRQRLESGRPLRVKAGFDPTAPDLHLGHTVLLNKLRQFQDLGHQVIFLIGDFTGMIGDPTGKNVTRKPLTREDVLANARTYEEQVFKVLDRERTEVRFNSEWFGKMGAADMIKLAGQHTVARMLERDDFAKRYAAQQSIAIHEFLYPLVQGYDSVALEADVELGGTDQKFNLLMGRGLQEHYGQKPQIVLTMPLLEGLDGVNKMSKSLGNYIGISEPAIDIVTKTMKIDDTLMWRWIDLLSFDISIAEAAQLRADVEAGGINPREIKLRLARELATRFHDVAAAEQAIAGWNAAVTGQGDITQLPLQEVAIPAEGLRIGALLTAAGLTPSNSEASRKLKERAVKVDGSVVEDPQTVLQPGFEGLLQVGKRNFARVLLVAG is encoded by the coding sequence GTGTCCTTGATTGATGAAGCCCTTGCCCTGATCGGCCGCGGAGCCGATGAAATCCTCAAGCTGGACGAACTGCGCCAGCGTCTGGAAAGCGGCCGTCCGCTGCGGGTGAAAGCCGGCTTCGATCCCACCGCCCCGGACCTGCACCTGGGCCACACGGTGCTGCTGAACAAGCTGCGCCAGTTCCAGGACCTCGGCCACCAGGTCATCTTCCTGATCGGTGACTTCACCGGCATGATCGGCGACCCCACCGGCAAGAACGTCACCCGCAAGCCGCTCACCCGCGAGGATGTGCTGGCCAACGCCCGCACCTATGAAGAACAGGTGTTCAAGGTGCTCGATCGCGAGCGCACCGAAGTCCGCTTCAATTCCGAATGGTTCGGCAAGATGGGCGCGGCCGACATGATCAAGCTCGCCGGCCAGCACACCGTGGCGCGCATGCTCGAACGCGACGACTTCGCCAAGCGCTACGCCGCCCAGCAGTCCATCGCCATCCACGAATTCCTCTACCCGCTGGTGCAGGGCTACGACTCGGTGGCGCTGGAGGCCGACGTCGAGCTGGGCGGCACCGACCAGAAGTTCAATTTGCTGATGGGCCGCGGCCTGCAGGAGCACTACGGGCAGAAGCCGCAGATCGTGCTGACCATGCCGCTGCTGGAAGGGCTGGATGGCGTCAACAAGATGTCCAAGTCGCTGGGCAACTACATCGGCATCAGCGAGCCGGCCATCGACATCGTCACCAAGACCATGAAGATCGACGACACATTGATGTGGCGCTGGATCGACCTGCTCAGCTTCGACATCTCCATCGCAGAGGCCGCGCAGCTGCGTGCCGACGTCGAGGCCGGCGGCATCAATCCGCGCGAGATCAAGCTGCGCTTGGCGCGCGAACTGGCCACCCGCTTCCACGATGTCGCTGCCGCCGAACAGGCCATCGCTGGCTGGAACGCTGCGGTCACCGGGCAGGGCGACATCACCCAACTGCCCCTGCAGGAAGTTGCCATCCCCGCCGAAGGCCTGCGCATCGGCGCGCTGCTCACCGCCGCCGGCCTGACACCGAGCAATTCGGAAGCCTCGCGCAAGCTGAAGGAGCGCGCGGTCAAGGTCGATGGCAGCGTCGTCGAAGATCCGCAGACCGTGCTGCAGCCCGGATTCGAGGGCCTGTTGCAGGTGGGCAAGCGCAATTTCGCACGGGTCCTGCTGGTCGCGGGTTGA
- a CDS encoding Peptidase, translating to MPRKLLLCLATSAALTACKGEPQAPVAPAAAPAATHAFTSDINAADFGELVKTLASDEFEGRAPGSRGEELTVNYIRDQMQRIGLQPGNGDSWFQEVPMTETTADPATVLKIRRGDATHELAFGSDMVIGTRSGQPEVHIDGSDMVFVGYGVDAPEQDWNDYAGQDWKGKTVVMFVNDPGFHANDDALFDGKRMTYYGRWTYKFEEAARKGAAAALIVHDTAGASYDWNVVKHSWGGAQYDLPVAEDKEPRLQAQGWLSAEAARKLFADAGLDLDKAYKDANKRGFKPVPLQATLSLDLSSRIAEKKSRNVVGVLPGSKRADEAVVYMAHWDHLGKHEDEPGDNIYNGAVDNATGVAGILEVAGAMTHQQTPPERSVVFLAVTLEESGLLGSQYYVNHPTFPLDKIAGVINIDAMSVNGRARDMTVTGYGSSELEDILKPLASEQGRTLRAETSVQSGFYFRSDHFNFAKAGVPALYAGGGGDLREGGTEAGRKASEAYGERYHGPKDEYDPNWKLDGTIEDLQLLYGVGKTLAVGDSWPNWYEGNPFKANRDAMMKDREPASAQ from the coding sequence ATGCCCCGCAAACTCCTGCTCTGCCTTGCCACAAGCGCCGCGCTGACCGCCTGCAAGGGCGAACCGCAAGCACCGGTGGCGCCAGCCGCCGCCCCCGCCGCCACGCATGCCTTCACCAGCGACATCAATGCGGCCGATTTCGGCGAACTGGTCAAGACCCTGGCCTCGGACGAATTCGAGGGCCGCGCGCCCGGCAGCCGGGGCGAGGAGTTGACGGTCAACTACATCCGCGACCAGATGCAGCGCATCGGCCTGCAGCCCGGCAATGGCGACAGCTGGTTCCAGGAAGTGCCGATGACCGAAACCACTGCCGACCCGGCCACCGTGCTGAAGATCCGGCGGGGCGACGCCACGCATGAACTGGCCTTCGGCAGCGACATGGTCATCGGTACCCGCAGCGGCCAGCCGGAAGTGCACATCGATGGCAGCGACATGGTGTTCGTCGGCTACGGCGTCGATGCCCCCGAACAGGACTGGAACGATTACGCCGGGCAGGACTGGAAGGGCAAGACCGTGGTGATGTTCGTCAACGACCCGGGCTTCCACGCCAATGACGACGCACTGTTCGACGGCAAGCGCATGACCTATTACGGCCGCTGGACCTACAAGTTCGAGGAAGCCGCGCGCAAGGGTGCCGCGGCCGCGTTGATTGTCCACGACACCGCCGGCGCCTCCTACGACTGGAACGTGGTCAAGCACTCCTGGGGCGGCGCGCAATACGACCTGCCGGTGGCCGAGGACAAGGAGCCTCGGCTGCAGGCGCAGGGCTGGCTCAGCGCCGAAGCCGCACGCAAGCTGTTCGCCGATGCCGGACTGGACCTGGACAAGGCCTACAAGGACGCCAACAAGCGCGGCTTCAAGCCCGTGCCGCTGCAGGCCACGCTTTCGCTGGACCTGAGCAGCCGCATCGCCGAGAAGAAATCACGCAACGTGGTCGGTGTCCTGCCGGGCAGCAAGCGCGCCGACGAAGCGGTCGTCTACATGGCGCACTGGGACCACCTCGGCAAGCACGAGGACGAGCCGGGCGACAACATCTACAACGGTGCCGTCGACAACGCCACCGGCGTGGCCGGCATCCTCGAGGTCGCCGGCGCCATGACCCACCAGCAGACGCCGCCGGAACGCTCGGTGGTGTTCCTCGCCGTCACCCTGGAGGAATCCGGCCTGCTCGGCTCGCAGTATTACGTCAACCACCCCACCTTCCCGCTGGACAAGATCGCCGGCGTCATCAACATCGACGCCATGTCGGTCAACGGTCGCGCCCGCGACATGACCGTCACCGGCTACGGCAGTTCCGAACTGGAAGACATCCTCAAGCCACTGGCCAGCGAACAGGGCCGCACCCTGCGCGCCGAGACCTCGGTACAGAGCGGCTTCTATTTCCGCTCGGACCACTTCAACTTCGCCAAAGCCGGCGTCCCGGCCCTCTATGCCGGTGGCGGTGGCGACCTGCGCGAAGGCGGCACCGAAGCCGGCCGCAAGGCCAGCGAAGCCTATGGTGAGCGCTATCACGGCCCGAAGGACGAATACGATCCCAACTGGAAACTCGACGGCACCATCGAGGATCTGCAATTGCTTTACGGCGTGGGCAAGACACTGGCCGTTGGCGACAGTTGGCCGAACTGGTATGAAGGCAATCCCTTCAAGGCCAATCGTGACGCGATGATGAAGGATCGGGAGCCGGCCTCGGCGCAGTAA
- a CDS encoding conserved exported hypothetical protein (Evidence 4 : Homologs of previously reported genes of unknown function), with the protein MKRFLLLLALGACAPLAMAADDISKVNGSIHTDAGAGYRDLETVNGSIHLAQGVQARDVETVNGSINAGDNVQARSMETVNGAIRGGRGLQLGGGVETVNGSIFIDHGGRVAGGVETVNGSIGLVGTEVGGDVETVNGDVTVGIGSHVKGGVKVKKPSFNLSLTPPRKPRIVIGPNAVVDGALVFEREVTLYVHASAAIGTVSGASVLRFDTDTAPKE; encoded by the coding sequence ATGAAACGATTCCTTCTTCTGCTGGCCCTGGGCGCTTGCGCCCCGTTGGCGATGGCCGCCGACGACATCAGCAAGGTCAACGGCAGCATCCACACCGATGCCGGCGCCGGCTACCGCGACCTTGAGACCGTGAACGGCAGCATCCACCTGGCGCAGGGCGTGCAGGCACGCGATGTGGAAACCGTCAACGGCAGCATCAATGCCGGCGACAACGTGCAGGCGCGCAGCATGGAGACAGTCAACGGCGCCATCCGCGGTGGCCGCGGGCTGCAGCTCGGCGGCGGCGTGGAGACCGTCAACGGCAGCATCTTCATCGACCACGGTGGCCGCGTCGCCGGCGGGGTGGAAACCGTCAACGGCAGCATCGGCCTGGTCGGCACCGAAGTCGGGGGCGACGTCGAAACCGTCAACGGCGACGTCACCGTCGGCATCGGTTCGCACGTGAAGGGCGGGGTGAAGGTCAAGAAGCCTTCGTTCAACCTGTCGCTGACGCCGCCGCGCAAGCCGCGCATTGTCATCGGCCCGAACGCCGTGGTCGATGGCGCACTCGTCTTCGAGCGCGAGGTGACGCTGTACGTGCATGCCAGCGCCGCCATCGGCACGGTCAGCGGCGCCAGCGTGCTCCGCTTCGACACCGACACCGCCCCGAAGGAATGA
- a CDS encoding Peptidase M23, with amino-acid sequence MLALLLAAGAVNAQESPRDAEKKLQQLRGELKSVTRERRQLESDRDAATRRLREADQKVARSSRAVAETEAAIRRQQQELAELQQRRDTLETSLGSQRRQLAALLRGAYQLGNHAPLKLLLAQDSVADANRELAYHRYLQRERARAITTLTGDLQELAATERQIVARGEELEQARERQRQQAAALLTDRRQRAQVAEDLDKRYQDRSDKEKALGQNARSLERLLANLRAAAARAEAERRAAARRAESEQARQANGGPARNPPGKAPPRVTANAPAPRVGGLGWPLSGNLLARYGGRLPDGRTSNGVLIGAPAGTTITAVADGTVVFSDWMTGYGMILIVDHGNGYMSLYAHNDTLLRDAGARVRRGEVVARVGNSGGQGVPALYFELRRNGQPVNPSTWLQQRQ; translated from the coding sequence ATGCTGGCTCTGCTGCTGGCTGCCGGTGCCGTGAATGCGCAGGAATCGCCGCGCGATGCGGAGAAGAAGCTGCAGCAACTGCGTGGCGAATTGAAGAGCGTGACGCGGGAGCGGCGCCAGCTGGAAAGCGACCGCGACGCCGCGACCCGGAGATTACGCGAGGCCGACCAGAAGGTGGCGCGCAGCAGCCGCGCGGTGGCCGAGACCGAAGCGGCGATCCGCCGGCAGCAACAGGAGCTGGCCGAACTGCAGCAGCGCCGCGACACGCTTGAAACAAGCCTGGGAAGCCAGCGCCGGCAACTGGCCGCATTGCTGCGCGGTGCCTACCAGTTGGGCAACCATGCACCGTTGAAGCTGCTGTTGGCGCAGGACAGCGTGGCCGATGCCAACCGCGAGCTCGCCTATCACCGTTACCTGCAGCGCGAACGCGCGCGCGCCATCACCACGCTCACCGGCGACCTGCAGGAACTGGCGGCAACCGAACGGCAGATCGTCGCGCGTGGCGAGGAACTGGAGCAGGCGCGCGAGCGGCAGCGCCAGCAGGCCGCCGCGCTGCTGACCGATCGCCGCCAGCGTGCGCAGGTGGCCGAAGACCTGGACAAGCGCTACCAGGACCGCAGCGACAAGGAAAAGGCGCTGGGGCAGAACGCGCGTTCGCTCGAACGCCTGCTGGCCAACCTGCGCGCGGCAGCGGCACGCGCCGAAGCCGAGCGTCGCGCAGCCGCCCGCCGTGCCGAGAGCGAGCAGGCGCGACAGGCGAATGGCGGCCCGGCACGCAACCCGCCCGGCAAGGCTCCCCCGCGGGTCACGGCCAATGCGCCGGCGCCGAGAGTGGGCGGGCTGGGCTGGCCGCTGTCGGGCAACCTGCTGGCCCGCTACGGCGGCCGCCTGCCGGATGGTCGCACCAGCAATGGCGTGCTGATCGGCGCACCGGCCGGCACCACGATCACCGCCGTGGCCGATGGCACCGTGGTCTTCTCCGACTGGATGACCGGCTACGGCATGATCCTGATCGTCGACCACGGCAACGGCTACATGAGCCTGTACGCGCACAACGACACCTTGTTGCGCGATGCCGGTGCGCGGGTGCGCCGCGGCGAAGTGGTGGCGCGGGTCGGCAATTCCGGCGGGCAGGGTGTACCGGCGCTGTATTTCGAGTTGCGCCGCAACGGCCAGCCGGTGAATCCATCGACCTGGTTGCAGCAGCGGCAGTGA
- the ctp gene encoding Periplasmic carboxyl-terminal protease, which translates to MRVAGLAAALLFALSPAIGLAQDVPDKASAGDNPDAKESVTSKVPLEEVRRFVAVYNAVRAAYVEPVDDRALMQSAVRGLLLDLDPHSTYFDKEDAEAFDEQATGAYEGIGVELLQQGDVLKVVSPIDDTPAARAGLRAGDLIVAIDDKPIAAIEAMEPLRGPAGSQVQLTIERGDEKPFDVTVTRETIRVTSVRSKMLEPGYAYVRISTFQADTGADFQKHLAQLQAQAGGKLKGMVLDLRSNPGGLLTAAVEVADGLLDKGVIVTTRGRMAASDARFEATPGDLMQGAPMVVLVDAGSASASEVLAGALRDNQRARIVGSRTFGKGSVQTVLPLDNGDSVKLTTARYYTPSGKSIQATGIVPDVELVPTDAGRDEPAGVADFSEARLPGHLRGDDEATDTATGVVLPGDAPVQSALRELKHPGALASATATRQAARPATGQEAAADTAPAKAEKEAEPAMADDGK; encoded by the coding sequence ATGCGTGTAGCCGGTCTTGCTGCTGCCCTGCTGTTTGCCCTGTCGCCGGCCATCGGCCTGGCCCAGGATGTCCCGGACAAGGCGTCCGCCGGGGACAACCCCGATGCCAAGGAATCGGTGACCTCGAAGGTGCCGCTGGAGGAAGTACGCCGCTTCGTCGCCGTCTACAACGCGGTGCGCGCGGCCTACGTCGAGCCGGTCGACGACAGGGCGCTGATGCAGTCGGCGGTGCGCGGGCTGCTGCTCGACCTCGACCCGCACAGTACCTACTTCGACAAGGAGGACGCTGAGGCCTTCGACGAGCAGGCCACCGGTGCCTACGAGGGCATCGGCGTGGAGCTGCTGCAGCAGGGCGATGTGCTGAAAGTGGTGTCGCCGATCGACGACACCCCTGCCGCCCGCGCCGGGTTGCGCGCCGGCGACCTCATCGTTGCCATCGACGACAAGCCGATTGCCGCGATCGAAGCAATGGAGCCGCTGCGTGGCCCGGCCGGCAGCCAGGTGCAGCTGACCATCGAGCGCGGCGATGAAAAGCCGTTCGACGTCACCGTCACCCGCGAGACCATCCGCGTCACCAGCGTGCGCAGCAAGATGCTCGAACCGGGCTACGCCTATGTGCGCATCAGCACCTTCCAGGCCGATACCGGCGCCGATTTCCAGAAACACCTGGCGCAGTTGCAGGCGCAGGCCGGCGGCAAGCTGAAGGGCATGGTGCTGGATCTGCGCAGCAATCCCGGCGGCCTGCTCACCGCCGCGGTAGAGGTGGCCGACGGCCTGCTGGACAAGGGCGTCATCGTGACCACGCGCGGGCGCATGGCGGCCAGCGATGCCCGTTTCGAGGCGACGCCGGGCGACCTCATGCAGGGTGCGCCGATGGTGGTGCTGGTCGATGCCGGCTCGGCCAGTGCGTCGGAAGTGCTGGCCGGCGCGCTGCGCGACAACCAACGCGCGCGCATCGTCGGCAGCCGCACCTTCGGCAAGGGCTCGGTACAGACCGTGCTGCCGCTGGACAACGGTGATTCGGTCAAGCTCACCACTGCGCGCTATTACACGCCCAGCGGCAAATCGATCCAGGCCACCGGCATCGTGCCGGACGTGGAGCTTGTGCCAACCGATGCCGGCAGGGACGAGCCGGCCGGCGTGGCCGACTTCAGCGAGGCGCGCCTGCCCGGCCACCTGCGCGGTGACGATGAAGCCACCGACACCGCCACCGGCGTGGTGCTGCCGGGCGACGCGCCGGTGCAGTCGGCGTTGCGCGAACTCAAGCATCCCGGGGCGCTGGCCAGCGCCACGGCGACCAGGCAGGCGGCACGCCCGGCCACCGGGCAGGAAGCCGCGGCCGATACCGCGCCGGCCAAGGCCGAAAAAGAAGCCGAACCGGCCATGGCCGACGACGGCAAGTGA
- a CDS encoding conserved hypothetical protein (Evidence 4 : Homologs of previously reported genes of unknown function) — MGSKPLYKVTFINHGKVYELYARRVGGSHLWGFNEVAELVFDLHDGLVVDPTEERLREEFGNTRVLHLPMQSIVRIEEVEKKGQSVIRDATTGEKVVTPFPVPGKPR, encoded by the coding sequence ATGGGCAGCAAACCGCTTTACAAGGTCACCTTCATCAACCACGGCAAGGTCTACGAGCTGTATGCACGGCGCGTGGGCGGCAGCCACCTGTGGGGATTCAACGAGGTGGCCGAGCTGGTGTTCGACCTCCACGACGGGCTGGTGGTCGACCCCACCGAAGAGCGCCTGCGCGAGGAGTTCGGCAACACCCGTGTGCTGCACCTGCCGATGCAGAGCATCGTGCGCATCGAGGAAGTGGAGAAGAAGGGCCAGTCGGTGATCCGTGACGCCACCACCGGCGAGAAGGTGGTCACGCCGTTCCCGGTGCCCGGCAAGCCGCGCTGA
- a CDS encoding putative rhomboid family transmembrane protein (Evidence 3 : Function proposed based on presence of conserved amino acid motif, structural feature or limited homology) yields MFVSIPSRKKPGLRWAVPLLLAVLWLAFLWSVSRPDEARQSLWLDWGALSTGLGNPRDWWAALRDGSVLRLFTALFLHADWSHLLGNLVFLLIFGMPAERVLGPWRLLLLFLLGGATANLAALYAMGTPDRIIIGASGAVSALLGAYLALFPGARLGVVLPLGLFLEFVRAPAFLLIGVWAALQVVFAYIGPSFGKVAWSAHLAGFLFGIVYGLYVHAAIARRLRQRHGF; encoded by the coding sequence ATGTTCGTCTCCATTCCCTCCCGCAAGAAACCGGGCCTGCGCTGGGCGGTGCCGCTGCTGCTGGCAGTGCTGTGGCTGGCATTCCTGTGGTCGGTTTCGCGGCCGGACGAGGCACGACAGTCGCTGTGGCTGGACTGGGGCGCCCTGTCCACCGGCCTGGGGAACCCCCGCGACTGGTGGGCGGCGCTGCGAGATGGCAGCGTGCTGCGGCTGTTCACCGCGCTGTTCCTGCATGCCGACTGGTCGCACCTGCTGGGCAACCTGGTGTTCCTGCTGATCTTCGGCATGCCGGCCGAACGCGTGCTGGGGCCGTGGCGGTTGCTGCTGCTGTTCCTGCTCGGCGGCGCGACGGCCAACCTGGCCGCGCTGTACGCGATGGGCACGCCGGACCGGATCATCATCGGTGCCAGCGGCGCGGTCTCGGCCCTGCTTGGCGCCTACCTGGCGCTGTTCCCCGGTGCGCGGCTGGGCGTAGTGCTGCCGCTGGGGCTGTTCCTCGAATTCGTGCGGGCACCGGCGTTCCTGCTGATCGGCGTGTGGGCGGCACTGCAGGTGGTGTTTGCCTACATCGGGCCGAGTTTCGGCAAGGTGGCCTGGTCGGCGCACCTGGCCGGATTCCTGTTCGGCATCGTCTACGGTCTGTATGTGCATGCGGCCATTGCCCGGCGGCTGCGCCAGCGCCACGGCTTCTAG
- a CDS encoding Membrane protein involved in aromatic hydrocarbon degradation, producing the protein MHTASTFARVTALAIGIAGILAIGHAEGAAFQLKENSAKGLGRAFAGSTSAWNDASVVATNPASMRLLNGRQFQADVSAISFSAKMEDIYSARNAGPTGAGTGSPISGGNGGDAGMIAPVPAAYFHLPFGENDNMHFGVSLTAPFGFKTEYDRDWVGRYHGTKTDLKAVDLGAAFSYDVNPYVSFGASVFVEHLTIELANAVDFGAVAYSASGGASAALGLYPGSADGYATVEGDNNAFGYVIGGTFSPTEDTNIALSYRSKVEHKITGGKATFDVPPNVQVALATEARGLFVNTSGKATVTLPASATLSVSHRVNDRWTVMGDVSRTAWSTAFDQVTVDFASNQPDNVLVFGYNDTTFGSIGTEYKLSDTITLRGGVAYDETPTSYSHRDVRVPDVTRKWLSFGLGWTPKENTEFNFGYTHLFTNEPAINATSSTGNVLQGKYKVGGDILAASINYKF; encoded by the coding sequence ATGCATACCGCTTCCACTTTCGCTCGCGTCACCGCCCTGGCCATCGGCATCGCCGGCATCCTGGCCATCGGCCACGCCGAAGGCGCCGCGTTCCAGCTCAAGGAAAACAGCGCCAAGGGCCTGGGCCGTGCTTTCGCCGGTTCCACCAGCGCTTGGAATGACGCTTCGGTCGTCGCCACCAACCCGGCCTCGATGCGCCTGCTCAATGGCCGCCAGTTCCAGGCGGACGTGAGTGCGATCAGCTTCTCGGCCAAGATGGAAGACATCTACAGCGCACGCAATGCCGGCCCGACCGGCGCGGGCACCGGCAGCCCGATCTCGGGCGGCAATGGCGGCGATGCGGGCATGATCGCCCCGGTTCCGGCGGCCTATTTCCACCTGCCGTTCGGCGAGAACGACAACATGCACTTCGGCGTGTCGTTGACCGCGCCGTTCGGCTTCAAGACCGAATACGACCGCGACTGGGTCGGCCGCTACCACGGCACCAAGACCGACCTGAAGGCGGTCGACCTGGGTGCGGCGTTCTCGTATGACGTCAACCCGTACGTATCCTTCGGCGCCAGCGTGTTCGTCGAGCACCTGACCATCGAACTGGCCAATGCCGTGGACTTCGGTGCGGTTGCCTACAGCGCCAGTGGCGGTGCCAGCGCGGCGCTGGGCTTGTACCCGGGCAGTGCGGACGGCTATGCCACCGTCGAGGGCGACAACAATGCGTTCGGCTACGTGATCGGCGGTACCTTCAGCCCGACCGAAGACACCAACATCGCGCTGAGCTACCGCTCCAAGGTCGAGCACAAGATCACTGGCGGCAAGGCCACTTTCGATGTTCCGCCGAATGTGCAGGTAGCCCTTGCCACTGAAGCGCGGGGCCTCTTCGTGAACACCAGCGGCAAGGCCACCGTGACCCTGCCGGCTTCGGCCACGTTGAGCGTGAGCCACCGCGTCAACGACCGCTGGACGGTGATGGGCGACGTCTCGCGCACCGCCTGGTCCACCGCGTTCGACCAGGTGACCGTGGACTTTGCCTCCAATCAGCCGGACAACGTGCTGGTGTTCGGTTACAACGACACCACCTTCGGCTCGATCGGTACCGAGTACAAGCTGTCCGATACCATCACCCTGCGCGGTGGCGTGGCTTATGACGAGACCCCGACCAGCTACTCGCACCGCGACGTGCGCGTGCCGGACGTGACCCGCAAGTGGCTGTCGTTCGGCCTGGGCTGGACCCCGAAGGAAAACACCGAGTTCAACTTCGGCTACACCCACCTGTTCACCAACGAGCCGGCGATCAATGCCACCTCCAGCACCGGCAACGTGCTGCAGGGCAAGTACAAGGTGGGCGGCGACATCCTGGCCGCGTCGATCAACTACAAGTTCTGA